The following proteins come from a genomic window of Pyxidicoccus sp. MSG2:
- a CDS encoding chemotaxis protein CheB: MSSIGMLVVGAPRAAAADVETLLTLLPRELSAPVVLALHRGPHDALAAPLGRRCALPVVEPDDKDDLTPGRVYLAPAGYHLLVDRGCVALSVEAPEHGQRPCLDALFESAADSYGPRAAGLLFTGHEDGAAGLALLQARGGRVAVVGEDGEGGGGQDGPLERLSLGTVGAWLARLAYVPRAKVQS; encoded by the coding sequence ATGAGCTCCATCGGCATGCTGGTGGTGGGAGCGCCGCGCGCCGCGGCGGCGGACGTGGAGACGCTGCTGACGCTGCTGCCCCGGGAGCTGTCGGCGCCGGTGGTGCTGGCGCTGCACCGGGGGCCCCATGACGCGCTGGCCGCGCCGCTGGGGCGCCGCTGCGCGCTGCCGGTGGTGGAGCCGGACGACAAGGATGATTTGACGCCCGGCCGCGTGTACCTGGCGCCCGCGGGCTACCACCTGCTGGTGGACAGGGGCTGCGTGGCCCTGTCCGTGGAGGCGCCCGAGCACGGCCAGCGGCCCTGTCTGGACGCTCTCTTCGAGTCCGCCGCGGACAGCTACGGCCCCCGGGCCGCCGGCCTGCTCTTCACCGGGCACGAGGACGGCGCGGCGGGGCTGGCCCTGCTCCAGGCGCGCGGCGGCCGCGTGGCCGTGGTGGGCGAGGACGGGGAGGGCGGCGGTGGACAGGACGGCCCGCTGGAGCGGCTGTCGCTGGGCACGGTGGGCGCCTGGCTGGCGCGCCTGGCGTACGTGCCGCGCGCCAAGGTGCAGTCTTGA
- a CDS encoding CheR family methyltransferase, giving the protein MSSATPSAELESIEVDLLLEGVARQWGFDLRSHARPLLLRRLRRHLREERLDTFSELQARVLHDGEAMDGLLRTLSCTPTSLFSDPAFFRDFRARVVPVLRTWPSVRVWHAGCGTGEDTYALAILLQEEGLWGKCRLYASDSSEGLLADARTGVLPLPTEDDARRYVEGGGKGALADYYMRDGNWALLQPKLRDGIFFTQHNLATDGSFNEFHVIVCRDTLLTFNRTLHNRVHGRLFESLARFGFLCLGRKESLARTPHAAAYEELEGSGRIFRRVE; this is encoded by the coding sequence TTGAGCTCGGCCACTCCCAGCGCGGAGCTGGAGTCCATCGAGGTGGACCTGCTCCTCGAGGGCGTGGCCCGGCAGTGGGGCTTCGACCTGCGCAGCCATGCCCGGCCGCTGCTCCTGCGGCGGCTGCGGCGGCACCTGCGCGAGGAGCGGCTGGACACCTTCTCCGAGCTGCAGGCCCGCGTGCTGCATGACGGCGAGGCGATGGACGGCCTGTTGCGCACGCTGTCCTGCACGCCGACGTCGCTGTTCTCGGACCCGGCCTTCTTCCGCGACTTCCGCGCGCGCGTGGTGCCGGTGCTGCGCACCTGGCCGTCGGTGCGCGTGTGGCATGCGGGCTGCGGCACGGGCGAGGACACCTACGCCCTGGCCATCCTCCTTCAAGAAGAAGGGCTGTGGGGGAAGTGCCGGCTGTACGCGTCCGACTCCAGCGAGGGGCTGCTGGCGGACGCGCGCACCGGCGTGCTGCCGCTGCCCACCGAGGACGACGCGCGCCGGTACGTGGAGGGCGGCGGCAAGGGCGCCCTCGCCGACTACTACATGCGCGACGGCAACTGGGCGCTGCTCCAGCCGAAGCTGCGCGACGGCATCTTCTTCACCCAGCACAACCTGGCGACGGACGGCTCGTTCAACGAGTTCCACGTCATCGTCTGCCGGGACACGCTGCTCACGTTCAACCGCACGCTGCACAACCGCGTGCATGGGCGCCTCTTCGAGAGCCTCGCCCGCTTCGGCTTCCTGTGCCTGGGTCGCAAGGAGTCTCTGGCGCGCACGCCGCATGCCGCGGCGTACGAGGAGCTGGAGGGTTCGGGCCGCATCTTCCGGAGGGTGGAATGA
- a CDS encoding HAMP domain-containing protein — MTTKKVSPRRPPAVAPPPPSRAREEDDANSLDSRQLLRVLTAVRKGDFSQRMPMDKVGSAGKVADTLNEIIELNERMAREFERIGTVVGKEGRITHRGNVVGAVGSWADCVESVNTLVADLVQPTTEMGRVIGAVAKGDLSQTMALEVDGRPLKGEFLRTARLVNGMVEQLGAFASEVTRVAREVGTDGKLGGQAKVKGVAGTWKDLTDNVNSMASNLTAQVRSIAEVTTAVARGDLSKKITVDVRGEILELKNTINTMVDQLSSFASEVTRVAREVGTEGKLGGQAVVKGVGGTWKDLTDNVNSMASNLTAQVRNIAEVTTAVANGDLSKKITVDAKGEVLELKNTINTMVDQLNSFASEVTRVAREVGTEGKLGGQAMVKGVAGTWKDLTDNVNSMASNLTSQVRNIAEVTTAVANGDLSKKITVDVRGEILELKNTINTMVDQLNSFASEVTRVAREVGTEGKLGGQAVVRGVGGTWKDLTDNVNSMASNLTSQVRNIAEVTTAVANGDLSKKITVDVKGEVLELKNTINTMVDQLRAFASEVTRVAKEVGTDGKLGGQADVKGVAGVWKDLTDNVNSMASNLTSQVRNIAEVTMAVARGDLSKKITVDVRGEILELKNTINTMVDQLNSFASEVTRVAREVGTEGKLGGQAVVRGVGGTWKDLTDNVNSMASNLTAQVRNIAEVTTAVANGDLSKKITVDVRGEILELKNTINTMVDQLNSFASEVTRVAREVGTEGKLGGQAVVKGVAGTWKDLTDNVNSMASNLTSQVRNIAEVTTAVARGDLSKKITVDVQGEILELKNTINTMVDQLSSFASEVTRVAREVGTEGKLGGQAEVKGVAGTWKDLTDNVNSMASNLTTQVRGIAKVVTAVANGDLKRKLVVDAKGEIAELADTINGMIDTLAVFADQVTTVAREVGIEGKLGGQARVPGTAGIWRDLTDNVNQLAANLTTQVRAIAEVATAVTKGDLTRFITVSAQGEVAALKDNINEMIRNLKDTTRKNTEQDWLKTNLAKFTRVLQGQRDLLTVSKVILSELAPLVDAQHGVFYISERAEAGEHVLKLLASYAYRERKGLANAFKYGEGLVGQCALEKEPILLSDVPDSYIRISSGLGEEVPRNIVVLPVLFEGEVKAVIELASFHRFSEVHLGFLAQLTESIGIVLNTIAANMRTEALLKQSQALTDELRKQQEELTETNKRLEQQATSLQQSEELLKRQQEELRSTNEELQEKAKLLSEQKTEVERKNGEVEQAKRALEEKAEQLSLTSKYKSEFLANMSHELRTPLNSLLILSQTLSDNVDGNLSTRQVEFAKTIHASGADLLELINDILDLSKIESGTMAVDVGPLRFSDLREFVDRTFRQVADKKGLEFTIGLAEALPGELETDAKRLQQVLKNLLSNAFKFTESGTVALRIGMAKSGWTTDHAVLTTAPSVVSFSVVDTGIGIPKDKHQIIFEAFQQADGSTARKYGGTGLGLSISREIARLLGGEIRLESEVGKGSMFTLYLPLDFVVEQRPAQETRAREPLHAAPAQPALTFDIPGTFPVVRLDIEDDRGSIQPGDRVLLAVTHTADHAARLRAAAQGTGFKVLVSTEVEGALDAVRNARPVAVAVDLDLPEMAGWVVLDRLKHDAATRALPVYTVSDADHRERALNLGAIGHLRAAADPDIAAQALASLKSFVERKGRALLIVEDDDVHRQTLLELLGSEDVRTTAVGTGADALSSLADRRFDCMVLDLGLPDMSGTELIRRIRELHGAGGPPIIVYTGRELTRSQETELRRVAEAIVVKDAQSPERLLEETSLFLHRAPAQLTEPKRRMLEKARERDPLLVGRKVLVVDDDVRNIFALNTVLERYGMRVAFAESAREGLGLLDKDTDIELVLMDVMMPEMDGYQAMRAIRRMERFSHLPILALTAKAMKGDREKCLEAGASDYITKPVDIEKLLSLLRVWLHAPRGAQPRGPRTEVSS, encoded by the coding sequence ATGACCACCAAGAAGGTTTCTCCCCGCCGCCCCCCCGCGGTGGCCCCTCCTCCGCCGTCACGGGCCCGTGAGGAAGACGACGCCAACTCCCTGGACTCACGCCAGTTGCTGCGCGTGCTCACCGCCGTCCGCAAGGGCGACTTCTCGCAGCGCATGCCCATGGACAAGGTGGGCAGCGCCGGCAAGGTGGCCGACACGCTGAATGAAATCATCGAGCTCAACGAGCGCATGGCTCGCGAGTTCGAGCGCATCGGCACCGTCGTCGGCAAGGAGGGCCGCATCACCCACCGTGGCAACGTGGTGGGCGCGGTGGGTTCCTGGGCGGACTGCGTGGAGTCCGTCAACACGCTGGTGGCGGACCTGGTGCAGCCCACCACGGAAATGGGCCGCGTCATCGGCGCGGTGGCCAAGGGCGACCTGTCCCAGACGATGGCGCTGGAGGTGGACGGACGGCCCCTGAAGGGCGAGTTCCTCCGCACCGCCCGGCTGGTGAACGGCATGGTGGAGCAGCTCGGCGCGTTCGCCTCGGAAGTGACGCGCGTGGCCCGCGAGGTGGGCACCGACGGAAAGCTCGGTGGACAGGCCAAGGTGAAGGGCGTGGCCGGCACGTGGAAGGACCTCACGGACAACGTGAACTCCATGGCCTCCAACCTCACCGCCCAGGTGCGCAGCATCGCCGAGGTGACGACGGCGGTGGCCAGGGGCGACCTCTCCAAGAAGATTACGGTCGACGTGCGCGGCGAGATTCTCGAGCTGAAGAACACCATCAACACGATGGTGGATCAGCTCTCCTCGTTCGCCTCGGAAGTGACGCGCGTGGCGCGTGAAGTGGGTACGGAAGGCAAGCTGGGCGGCCAGGCCGTCGTGAAGGGCGTGGGCGGTACGTGGAAGGACCTCACGGACAACGTGAACTCCATGGCCTCCAACCTCACGGCGCAGGTGCGCAACATCGCCGAGGTGACGACCGCCGTCGCGAACGGCGACCTGTCCAAGAAAATCACGGTGGATGCGAAGGGCGAGGTGCTGGAGCTGAAGAACACCATCAACACGATGGTGGACCAGCTGAACAGCTTCGCGTCGGAGGTGACTCGCGTGGCCCGCGAGGTGGGCACGGAGGGGAAGCTCGGCGGTCAGGCCATGGTGAAGGGCGTTGCCGGTACGTGGAAGGACCTCACCGACAACGTGAACAGCATGGCGTCCAACCTGACGTCGCAGGTGCGCAACATCGCCGAGGTGACGACGGCCGTCGCCAACGGTGACCTCTCCAAGAAGATCACCGTGGACGTGCGCGGTGAGATTCTCGAGCTGAAGAACACCATCAACACGATGGTGGACCAGCTCAACTCGTTCGCTTCCGAGGTGACTCGCGTCGCCCGCGAGGTGGGCACGGAAGGAAAGCTGGGTGGGCAGGCCGTGGTGCGCGGTGTCGGTGGGACGTGGAAGGACCTCACCGACAACGTGAACAGCATGGCGTCCAACCTGACGTCGCAGGTGCGCAACATCGCCGAGGTGACGACCGCCGTCGCGAACGGTGACCTGTCGAAGAAGATCACCGTCGACGTGAAGGGTGAGGTGCTGGAGCTGAAGAACACCATCAACACGATGGTGGACCAGCTCCGCGCCTTCGCCTCCGAAGTCACGCGCGTCGCCAAGGAAGTGGGCACCGACGGGAAGCTCGGTGGTCAGGCCGACGTGAAGGGTGTTGCCGGCGTGTGGAAGGACCTCACCGACAACGTGAACAGCATGGCGTCCAACCTGACGTCGCAGGTGCGCAACATCGCCGAGGTGACGATGGCGGTGGCGAGGGGCGACCTGTCGAAGAAGATCACCGTGGACGTGCGCGGAGAGATTCTCGAACTGAAGAACACCATCAACACGATGGTGGACCAGCTGAACAGCTTCGCTTCCGAGGTGACTCGCGTGGCCCGCGAGGTGGGCACGGAAGGAAAGCTGGGTGGACAGGCCGTCGTGCGCGGTGTCGGTGGAACGTGGAAGGACCTCACCGACAACGTGAACTCGATGGCGTCCAACCTCACCGCGCAGGTGCGCAACATCGCGGAGGTGACGACGGCCGTCGCCAATGGTGACCTCTCCAAGAAGATCACCGTGGACGTGCGCGGAGAGATTCTCGAACTGAAGAACACCATCAACACGATGGTGGACCAGCTCAACTCGTTCGCCTCGGAGGTGACTCGCGTCGCCCGTGAGGTGGGCACCGAAGGAAAGCTGGGCGGGCAGGCCGTCGTGAAGGGCGTTGCCGGAACGTGGAAGGACCTCACCGACAACGTGAACAGCATGGCGTCCAACCTGACGTCGCAGGTGCGCAACATCGCGGAAGTGACGACGGCCGTGGCCCGCGGTGATTTGTCCAAGAAGATCACCGTCGACGTGCAGGGAGAAATCCTGGAGCTGAAGAACACCATCAACACGATGGTGGACCAGCTCTCCTCGTTCGCCTCGGAGGTGACGCGCGTCGCCCGCGAGGTGGGCACGGAAGGAAAGCTGGGCGGTCAGGCCGAGGTGAAGGGCGTGGCCGGTACGTGGAAGGACCTCACCGACAACGTGAACAGCATGGCCTCCAACCTCACCACCCAGGTGCGCGGCATCGCCAAGGTGGTGACGGCGGTGGCCAACGGCGACCTGAAGCGCAAGCTGGTGGTGGACGCGAAGGGCGAAATCGCCGAGCTGGCGGACACCATCAACGGCATGATTGACACGCTCGCGGTGTTCGCCGACCAGGTGACCACGGTGGCCCGCGAGGTGGGTATCGAAGGAAAGCTGGGTGGCCAGGCCCGCGTGCCCGGCACCGCCGGCATCTGGCGCGACCTCACGGACAACGTGAATCAGCTCGCCGCCAACCTCACCACACAGGTGCGCGCGATTGCCGAGGTCGCAACGGCCGTGACGAAGGGTGACCTCACGCGGTTCATCACCGTGTCCGCGCAGGGCGAAGTGGCCGCCCTCAAGGACAACATCAACGAGATGATCCGCAACCTGAAGGACACCACGCGCAAGAACACGGAGCAGGACTGGCTGAAGACGAACCTGGCCAAGTTCACCCGCGTCCTCCAGGGGCAGCGCGACCTCCTCACGGTGTCCAAGGTCATCCTGTCGGAGCTGGCGCCGCTGGTGGACGCGCAGCACGGCGTCTTCTACATCTCCGAGCGCGCCGAGGCCGGGGAGCATGTCCTCAAGCTGCTGGCGTCGTACGCGTACCGCGAGCGCAAGGGGCTGGCCAACGCCTTCAAGTACGGCGAGGGGCTCGTCGGGCAGTGCGCGCTGGAGAAGGAGCCCATCCTCCTGTCGGACGTGCCGGACTCGTACATCCGCATCTCCTCCGGGCTGGGCGAGGAGGTGCCGCGCAACATCGTCGTGCTGCCGGTGCTGTTCGAGGGTGAGGTGAAGGCCGTCATCGAGCTGGCCTCCTTCCATCGCTTCAGCGAGGTGCACCTGGGCTTCCTGGCGCAGCTCACGGAGTCCATCGGAATCGTCCTCAACACGATTGCCGCCAACATGCGCACGGAGGCCCTGCTGAAGCAGTCGCAGGCACTCACCGACGAGCTCCGCAAGCAGCAGGAGGAGCTCACGGAGACGAACAAGCGCCTGGAGCAGCAGGCCACGTCGCTCCAGCAGTCCGAGGAGCTGCTCAAGCGGCAGCAGGAGGAGCTGCGCAGCACCAACGAGGAGCTGCAGGAGAAGGCGAAGCTGCTCTCCGAGCAGAAGACGGAGGTGGAGCGGAAGAATGGCGAGGTGGAGCAGGCCAAGCGCGCCCTCGAAGAGAAGGCGGAGCAGCTCAGCCTCACCTCCAAGTACAAGTCCGAGTTCCTCGCCAACATGAGCCACGAGCTGCGCACGCCGCTCAACTCGCTGCTCATCCTCAGCCAGACGCTCAGCGACAACGTCGACGGCAACCTCAGCACGCGGCAGGTGGAGTTCGCGAAGACGATTCACGCCTCCGGCGCGGACCTGCTGGAGCTCATCAACGACATCCTCGACCTGTCCAAGATTGAGTCCGGCACCATGGCCGTGGACGTGGGGCCGCTGCGCTTCAGCGACCTGCGCGAGTTCGTGGACCGCACCTTCCGGCAGGTGGCGGACAAGAAGGGGCTGGAGTTCACCATCGGGCTGGCGGAAGCGCTGCCCGGCGAGCTGGAGACGGACGCCAAGCGCCTGCAGCAGGTGCTCAAGAACCTGCTGTCCAACGCCTTCAAGTTCACCGAGTCCGGCACGGTGGCGCTGCGCATCGGCATGGCGAAGAGCGGCTGGACGACGGACCACGCGGTGCTGACCACGGCCCCGTCGGTGGTGTCCTTCTCCGTGGTGGACACGGGCATCGGCATCCCGAAGGACAAGCATCAAATCATCTTCGAGGCGTTCCAGCAGGCGGACGGCTCCACCGCGCGCAAGTACGGCGGCACCGGCCTGGGCCTGTCCATCAGTCGCGAAATCGCGCGCCTGCTCGGCGGCGAAATCCGACTGGAGAGCGAGGTGGGCAAGGGCAGCATGTTCACCCTGTACCTGCCGCTGGACTTCGTGGTGGAGCAGCGCCCCGCGCAGGAGACCCGGGCCCGCGAGCCGCTCCATGCGGCCCCGGCGCAGCCCGCGCTGACGTTCGACATTCCTGGCACCTTCCCCGTGGTCCGGCTGGACATCGAGGACGACCGCGGCTCCATCCAGCCGGGAGACCGGGTGCTGCTGGCGGTGACGCACACCGCGGACCACGCGGCGCGGCTGCGGGCCGCGGCGCAGGGCACGGGCTTCAAGGTGCTCGTCTCCACGGAGGTGGAGGGAGCGCTGGACGCCGTGCGCAACGCGCGGCCGGTGGCGGTGGCCGTGGACCTGGACCTGCCGGAGATGGCGGGCTGGGTGGTGCTGGACCGGCTGAAGCACGACGCCGCGACGCGGGCCCTGCCGGTGTACACGGTGTCGGATGCCGACCACCGCGAGCGCGCGCTCAACCTGGGCGCCATCGGCCACCTCCGGGCGGCGGCTGACCCGGACATCGCCGCGCAGGCGCTGGCGTCGCTGAAGAGCTTCGTCGAGCGCAAGGGCCGCGCGCTGCTCATCGTCGAGGACGACGACGTCCACCGGCAGACGCTGCTGGAATTGCTGGGCAGCGAGGACGTACGCACGACGGCGGTGGGCACCGGGGCGGACGCCCTCTCCTCCCTGGCCGACCGCCGGTTCGACTGCATGGTGTTGGACCTGGGCCTGCCGGACATGTCGGGCACGGAGCTCATCCGCCGCATCCGTGAGCTGCACGGCGCCGGCGGGCCGCCCATCATCGTGTACACGGGCCGCGAGCTGACGCGCTCCCAGGAGACGGAGCTGCGGCGGGTGGCGGAGGCGATTGTCGTCAAGGACGCGCAGAGCCCCGAGCGGCTCCTGGAGGAGACGAGCCTGTTCCTCCACCGCGCGCCCGCGCAGCTCACCGAGCCCAAGCGCCGCATGCTGGAGAAGGCGCGCGAGAGGGACCCGCTGCTCGTCGGCCGCAAGGTGCTGGTGGTGGACGACGACGTGCGCAACATCTTCGCCCTCAACACGGTGCTGGAGCGCTACGGCATGCGCGTGGCCTTCGCGGAGAGCGCGCGAGAGGGACTCGGCCTGCTGGACAAGGACACCGACATCGAGCTGGTGCTGATGGACGTGATGATGCCGGAGATGGACGGCTATCAGGCCATGCGCGCCATCCGCCGCATGGAGCGCTTCAGCCACCTGCCGATTCTCGCCCTCACCGCCAAGGCGATGAAGGGAGACCGCGAGAAGTGCCTGGAGGCGGGCGCGTCCGACTACATCACCAAGCCGGTGGACATCGAGAAGCTGCTCAGCCTGCTGCGCGTCTGGCTGCACGCGCCGCGCGGTGCGCAGCCTCGCGGCCCGCGCACGGAGGTCTCCAGTTGA
- a CDS encoding protein kinase domain-containing protein produces MSSTEDSPGARRDESTPPPLDAPTVHATPPPARTLGAYLRGFGQLSSREVLELVEPLSCFLEQAGAPSGSALTADRVVLEDGLARLSASLAPGVGAAPAEPRECVRQLGALLYEAASGRPPGAPLRPLEGEVACLNAPLFRCLDAEPEARFADLEEARRALRAALDLGGLEATWFRTPPPPATPVPPPPTAGTSPVANLGEVLGTYRLERIIGEGAMGVVFEARHVRLDRPVAVKILKPQHVVDHSLVQRFFQEARAVNAINHENIVEIFDFVEEPAPAQALARIYCVLELLQGASLRELLQRETLAVRRSVRIVEQLCAALGAAHRTGVVHRDIKPDNVFVTTRGSEPDFVKVLDFGVAKLTTGRLAQNPDTFAGAVIGTPGYMAPEQASGLEVDGRADLYAVGTVLYELLAGRRPFEPTNLGTWAVDLIVRPPPPLPEVTPAGEPIPPGLAAVVLRCLAKAPEDRFASMDALAQALRLFAHEPIPLVIPAVPVPVRGEPPAPMLVRVTGPAARKRQRWPWVAAAGVALLAIPGAVVWSRAEAPGAPMPPGVSVQGTAVEPGAAAPRGAAGPQGALAAQGPATPAVPPSAVAEVVLQVRTTPAGARVIQDDTGETLGVTPLQLPVTEPRTLRFELRGYQPAQAVAKPEEGAHVEVTLAPNKAATGGKAPAGPRRGARLQSTDGLLNPFRK; encoded by the coding sequence ATGTCATCGACCGAAGATTCACCGGGTGCCCGGCGCGACGAGTCCACGCCACCACCACTAGACGCTCCCACCGTGCACGCCACGCCACCACCGGCACGCACGCTGGGCGCGTACCTGCGTGGCTTCGGTCAGCTGTCGTCGCGCGAGGTGCTGGAGCTGGTCGAGCCGCTGAGCTGCTTCCTGGAGCAGGCGGGTGCGCCCTCGGGGAGCGCGCTGACGGCGGACCGGGTGGTGCTGGAGGACGGGCTGGCGCGGCTGTCCGCGTCGCTCGCGCCCGGTGTGGGGGCCGCGCCCGCGGAGCCCCGGGAGTGCGTCCGGCAGCTCGGGGCGCTCCTCTATGAAGCCGCGTCCGGCAGGCCGCCCGGCGCGCCGCTGCGGCCGCTGGAAGGCGAGGTGGCGTGCCTGAATGCGCCGCTCTTCCGCTGTCTGGACGCGGAGCCGGAGGCGCGGTTCGCGGACCTGGAGGAAGCGCGGCGGGCCCTTCGCGCCGCGCTGGACCTGGGCGGGCTGGAGGCGACGTGGTTCCGCACGCCTCCACCTCCGGCGACGCCTGTGCCCCCGCCGCCCACGGCCGGGACGAGCCCGGTGGCGAACCTCGGCGAGGTGCTCGGCACCTACCGGCTCGAGCGGATCATCGGCGAGGGGGCCATGGGCGTGGTGTTCGAGGCCCGGCACGTGCGGCTGGACAGGCCGGTGGCGGTGAAGATCCTGAAGCCCCAGCACGTGGTGGACCACTCGCTGGTGCAGCGCTTCTTCCAGGAAGCGCGGGCGGTCAACGCCATCAACCACGAGAACATCGTGGAGATTTTCGACTTCGTGGAGGAGCCCGCTCCCGCCCAGGCGCTTGCGCGCATCTACTGCGTGCTCGAGCTGCTCCAGGGCGCCAGCCTGCGGGAATTGCTCCAGCGCGAGACGCTCGCCGTGCGTCGGTCGGTGCGCATCGTCGAGCAGCTCTGCGCGGCGCTCGGAGCGGCGCACCGCACGGGCGTCGTCCACCGCGACATCAAGCCGGACAACGTCTTCGTGACGACGCGGGGCAGCGAGCCGGACTTCGTGAAGGTGCTCGACTTCGGCGTGGCGAAGCTCACTACGGGGCGGCTCGCGCAGAACCCGGACACCTTCGCGGGCGCGGTGATTGGCACCCCGGGCTACATGGCGCCGGAGCAGGCGTCGGGCCTGGAGGTGGATGGGCGCGCGGACCTCTACGCGGTGGGCACGGTGCTGTACGAATTGCTCGCCGGGCGGCGCCCCTTCGAGCCGACGAACCTGGGCACGTGGGCGGTGGACCTCATCGTCCGGCCCCCGCCGCCGCTGCCCGAGGTGACTCCGGCGGGTGAGCCGATTCCGCCCGGGCTCGCGGCCGTGGTGCTGCGCTGCCTGGCGAAGGCGCCGGAGGACCGCTTCGCTTCGATGGACGCGCTCGCGCAGGCGCTGCGGCTCTTCGCGCATGAGCCCATTCCGCTCGTGATTCCCGCCGTGCCGGTACCGGTGCGCGGAGAGCCCCCCGCCCCCATGCTGGTGCGGGTGACGGGGCCCGCGGCCCGCAAGCGCCAGCGCTGGCCCTGGGTTGCGGCGGCGGGCGTGGCGCTGCTCGCCATTCCGGGCGCTGTCGTGTGGTCGCGCGCGGAAGCACCGGGCGCCCCGATGCCGCCGGGCGTCTCCGTGCAGGGCACGGCGGTGGAGCCGGGAGCAGCGGCCCCGCGAGGCGCGGCGGGCCCCCAGGGTGCCCTCGCCGCGCAAGGCCCGGCGACCCCGGCCGTGCCTCCATCCGCCGTGGCTGAAGTCGTGCTCCAGGTCCGCACGACACCGGCCGGCGCGCGGGTGATTCAGGACGACACGGGCGAGACGCTCGGCGTCACCCCGCTCCAGCTCCCCGTGACGGAGCCGCGCACCCTGCGCTTCGAGCTTCGGGGTTATCAGCCGGCGCAGGCGGTGGCGAAACCCGAGGAAGGCGCCCACGTCGAGGTGACATTGGCTCCCAATAAAGCCGCGACGGGCGGCAAGGCACCGGCGGGGCCCAGGCGAGGCGCTAGACTCCAGTCCACCGATGGCCTCCTCAATCCGTTCCGCAAGTAG
- a CDS encoding tetratricopeptide repeat protein has protein sequence MASSIRSASSWLLVALPLFVAAASAAPPKPGAAGKEDPKAAARVLFDYAQREYDLGNFNDALSGYSEAYRLVPEPALLFNIGQCHRQLGQYERAAFFYRRYLALDPESPDAPLVNELIQTMEAKQAELEQQKSRQGPPLAVPLTPEAQPAERPSSVPAFLRSKWFWAGVGVVAVGATTTALLTRSNEPRANLGTVTVP, from the coding sequence ATGGCCTCCTCAATCCGTTCCGCAAGTAGCTGGCTGCTGGTCGCCCTGCCCCTCTTCGTCGCCGCCGCGTCCGCCGCGCCGCCGAAGCCGGGGGCCGCCGGCAAGGAGGACCCCAAGGCCGCCGCCCGCGTCCTCTTCGACTACGCGCAGCGCGAGTACGACCTCGGGAATTTCAACGACGCGCTGAGCGGCTACTCGGAGGCCTACCGGCTGGTGCCGGAGCCCGCGCTCCTCTTCAACATCGGCCAGTGCCACCGGCAGCTCGGCCAGTACGAGCGTGCCGCGTTCTTCTACCGCCGCTACCTCGCGCTGGACCCGGAGTCGCCGGACGCGCCGCTCGTCAATGAGCTCATCCAGACGATGGAGGCGAAGCAGGCCGAGCTGGAGCAGCAGAAGTCCAGGCAGGGCCCGCCGCTCGCCGTGCCCCTGACACCCGAGGCGCAGCCCGCGGAGCGTCCTTCCTCCGTCCCCGCCTTCCTGCGCAGCAAGTGGTTCTGGGCGGGCGTGGGGGTCGTCGCCGTCGGGGCCACCACCACGGCGCTGCTCACGCGCTCGAATGAGCCGCGCGCCAACCTGGGCACGGTGACGGTTCCATGA
- a CDS encoding response regulator, with product METVLVVDDEQGILEALADLLREEGYRVVTASHGREALERMAELRPDLVLTDWMMPVLDGPALIGRIRAEPAFQGVALLGMSAVDVSSLRRLYPDVPFLQKPFDITALMRQVRKALDSRRL from the coding sequence ATGGAGACGGTCCTGGTGGTGGATGACGAGCAGGGCATCCTGGAGGCCCTGGCGGACCTTCTCCGAGAGGAGGGCTACCGCGTCGTGACGGCCTCCCATGGCCGCGAAGCGCTGGAGCGGATGGCGGAGCTTCGTCCCGACCTCGTCCTCACCGACTGGATGATGCCGGTGCTGGACGGCCCGGCCCTCATCGGGCGCATCCGCGCCGAGCCGGCCTTCCAGGGCGTGGCGCTGCTGGGCATGAGCGCGGTGGACGTGTCGTCCCTGCGCCGCCTGTACCCGGACGTGCCCTTCCTCCAGAAACCCTTCGACATCACCGCGCTCATGCGTCAGGTCCGAAAGGCCCTGGACTCGCGGCGGCTCTGA